Genomic window (Aurantimicrobium sp. INA4):
ATGGATGCCCTGCGTTGCCCACCTGGAGACTGGCCTGTAGACAAACTCTCTGGTGGTGAGAAGCGTCGTGTGGCATTGTGCAAACTCCTATTGCAGAAGCCCGACCTTCTGCTTCTCGATGAGCCCACTAACCACCTTGATGCTGAATCTGTGCTCTGGCTTGAACAGCACTTGGCGAAGTACCCTGGCGCTGTTCTCGCCGTGACCCACGACCGTTACTTCCTGGACCACGTTGCTGAGTGGATTGCTGAAGTTGACCGCGGACACCTGTACCCCTACGAGGGCAACTACTCCACCTACCTCGAGAAGAAGCGTGAGCGTCTTGAGGTTCAGGGCAAGAAGGATGCCAAGCTTGCTCGCCGTCTCTCGGAAGAACTTGATTGGGTTCGCTCGAACGCCAAGGGCCGTCAGGCTAAGTCCAAGGCTCGTCTGGCTCGCTATGAAGAAATGGCTGCCGAGGCAGAGAAGGCACGCAAGCTGGACTTCGAAGAAATTGTTATTCCTGCAGGTCCTCGACTGGGACAGGTTGTTCTTGAGGTCAAAGACCTCAAGAAGGGCTTCGGTGATCGCACCCTCATTGACGGCCTGTCTTTCTCGTTGCCTCGTAACGGCATCGTTGGAATTATAGGTCCTAACGGTGCGGGTAAGTCCACTCTCTTTAAGACGATTGTCGGTCTCGAAGAGCCAGACAGTGGTGAAGTCAAGATTGGTGAAACCGTCAAGATTTCCTATGTAGACCAGAGCCGAGGCGGCATTGACCCTAACCTGAACCTCTGGGAAGTTGTCTCTGACGGACTGGACTTCATCCAGGTTGGAAACGTGGAAATCCCTAGTCGTGCCTATGTCTCCACCTTTGGTTTCAAGGGTCCCGACCAGCAGAAGAAGGCTGGAGTGCTCTCCGGTGGTGAGCGTAACCGCCTGAACTTAGCGTTGACACTCAAGCAGGGTGGAAATTTGTTGCTTCTCGATGAGCCCACCAACGACTTGGATGTGGAAACTCTTGGAAGTCTCGAGAACGCCTTGCTCGAGTTCCCTGGTTGTGCTGTGGTCATCACGCACGACCGGTGGTTCCTCGACCGTATTGCCACACACATCCTGGCTTACGAAGGCACCGACGAGAACCCTAGCTACTGGCACTGGTTCGAGGGCAACTTCGAATCCTACGAAGCTAACAAGATTGAGCGTCTTGGCCCAGATGCTGCCAAGCCACACAGCAGCACCTACCGCAAACTCACACGCGACTAGGGCTTCATTATGCGTTTACACATCCCCACGAACATCCGCTGGTCTGACCTGGATGCCTACGGGCATGTGAACAACGCAGCCATGTTTGGTTTGCTTGAAGAAGCTCGTATTCACGCTTTCTGGGCGGGGGATTCTGGTCATGGAAATGACCACATGGCCACCAGAATTCTTGAGGGTGGCCCGGATGCCGATACCTTCACGCTCATTGCGCACCAAGAAATTGAATATTTAGCTCCCATTCCCTACATGCGTGAACCACTGGATTTACAAATGTGGTTAGGGCACGTTGGGGGAGCAAGCTTGGAAGTCTGTTACGAAATCTATTCCCCGCTACAAACTGCCACGGTAGAGAACCCACAACAGCTGTTTGCGCGTGCAACAACAACCATCGTGTTGGTCGATGCGAAAACGACTAAACCCCGTCGTATGACTGAGGACGAGCGTGAAGCTATTGCTCCCTATGTGGAGGAAGGCATCCAGTTCAAGCGTCGGAGCTAGAACAGCTAGCTAGCAACTAGGCGGTATAGATCACGCCGTCTTTGACTTCAATCGCATAGCTGGGCAGAGGCGAATTTGCAGGGCCGCTCATCGGATCGCCGTTGACCGGATTGAAAGTTGCCTCATGGCAGTCGCACTTGATGATTTTTTCGCGGCATCCCACAACACATCCCTCGTGGGTGCAAATGGCGCTGAAAGCGTGAAACTCGTCGGCAACAGGTTGCGTGACGACAAGCTTGGTTCCCTCAACTTCGAAGTTTCGTCCTGCACCAACGGGAACATCGGATGTGGGTCCAATCTCAAGCCCCTTGGGGAGCATTCCGCTTCCACCGGCACTGGCGCTGACAGCATTGGAGCACCCTGTCAGGGCAACGGCAACACCGGCAGCGCCTATTGCTCCAAGCCCAAGAACTTCTCGGCGTGAAAGCTTAGGGGTGAGATTACGGGCAGCCATTAGGACTCCATTCCAGGAATGCGGACCATGCCCTCTTGGGCAACGGAAGCAAGAAGTATTCCATCTCTAGAATAGATACGTCCTAAGGATAAACCACGTCCCCCTTGAGCACTGGGTGATTCTTGGACGTAGAGCATCCACTCGTCTACTCGACCGAAACGGTGGAACCACATGGCGTGGTCGAGACTTGCTGCCTTCAAGCCGGGTGTGGCCCAGGGGATGCCGTGCCGGCGGTAAATCGGTTCAAGGATTGTGTAGTCGCTGACATAAGCCAAAGCCGCACGGTGCAGCATCGGGTCATCCGGGAGTGCTGACAGAGATTTCATCCACACAGCTTGGTGTGCAACCTTTTCTCCTTCAACGCTCATATATATCGGAGATTCACAGTGGCGAAGATCAAAGGGACGCTGGGTGGCCCAATACTGTGCCACAGGGTGATCAATGGGCCCTAAGAGTTCACCTGCGGTGGGCAAGCTTTCAGGTTCAGGAAGTCCTGTGGGCATGTCCATTTGATGATTCACGCCTGGATCTTCGTCTTGGAAAGAGGCAATCATCGAAAAGATGGGAAGTCCATCTTGATAGGCCTGGGTTCGACGGGTTGAAAAAGAGCGCCCATCGTGAATGCGGTCAACAGAAAACGTAATCGGTTTAGTTATATCCCCGGCACGCAAAAAGTAACCGTGCAAAGAATGAACCGGACGATCTGTCGGAATAGTTAACGAAGCGGCTGTGAGGGATTGAGCCAGAACCTGGCCGCCATAGACCCGGCCGTGTGGCATGAACTGGTTGGGGGCAGAGAACACGTCTTCACCATTGACACTGGGTTCTGGGGTGAGGTGAAGAGTTTCGAGCAGTGCTTCGATGTTTTCGTGCATATGTTCTGGCTGCATATCGTCCCCGGTGAGGTGAAGAAGTGATTCATTCGCTAGTTTAGGTTGCGAGATGACGAATACGGTGACCTTGGCTAGCGAACATGACGCTGCTGATCTGAAGACCTATCTAGAACGTGCGGATCGGCTGGGATGTGAACATGTGTGGCTAGTTGGTGCCGGTGGCGCTCTAGCCGCTTATGTCGCTGTGCTGACACCGCATGGACTGCTCGATGTTGCTCCGACTGTTTTGGGCTTAAGAATCTTCGAACGGGTGGAAACAGACCACCTGGACTTGGTCGTTCATGTTCGTGCCATGCTCGATCGTTTAGCCCGCGACGAACTTGCCATTGCACTCCCGGTCGGGCAAGCAGGTATTGCCTGGACAGGAGTAGCACCACCGCGAGGTAATTGGGCTCCGGAAGGAACTATGAGTGAAATTGAACTTCAGCTCACCGCCAAATCTGGAATAGAAGAAGTGGCCAAGGCCAACGGCTTGGGAACAAACATTGTCACTGCAGTGCGCGAAGAGGTGTGGCACAGGCCACTTAACGTTCTGGGCTCAGACGGAATGAGTGTCCCTGCTGGTGTTGCCTTTGCCGCCTTTGGCTTAGGTTTCCTGGGAACAGCTGAAGCTCACGTCACCCGCTCTGCTGCGTGGAAGCGTATTTCGACCCAGCGCGGTCACATTCTGGTGAAGTAGTTAATCCTCAAAAGTGTTTGTCATGGCATAGGCGGCGCGTTCGAGATACTCCAAAAGTGTTTCCCTTTGCAGTGGTGGAAGGTTCAGTTTGTCCACGGCATGTTCCATGTGGCCTAACCAACGATCTCTCGCGTCAGGGTTGATTTTGTAAGGCATGTGGCGCATTCGTAGCCGTGGATGTCCACGGGTATCACTGTAGGTCGTGGGGCCACCCCAGTACTGTTCCAGAAAAAGCTTGAGGCGCTCTTCAGCCGGCCCCAAATCCTCTTCGGGATACATGGGCTTGAGAACGGGGTCTTTGGCTACGCCTTTGTAAAACTCATGTGCCAGTTTGGCAAACACAGCTTCGCCACCAACCTCCTCATAAAAGGAGAGAAGTTCGTCGCTCATTACTCAGAGGCCTGGATCGCTGAGGTGTCGCGAGCGGGCTTCTTGGCTGGCGCTTTCTTTGTAGCTGGTTTTTTGGCGGGCTTCACAAAAGCGGCAATAGGCTCGGCAGATTGGCCATAGGTCATGTTTCCGACGCGAGTAATTTCACCGTTACGAACAAACCAGATGGTTCCGTCATCACCCTTGATGGTGGTGATGCGCACACCGACGGATTCGACAACGCCCACAGCTAGACCGACATCCACGCGGTCTCCCACGCCCAACTGATCTTCAAAGACCATGAACATTCCGTTGAGTACGTCTTTGACAATATTCTGAGCACCAAAACCTAAAGCTGCAGCTCCAATACCGGCAGATGCCACAATCGCTGTGACGGAGACTCCTAGCTCTTGAAGAACAACAATGGCAGCAACAGCAATAACCATCCAGGAAATGGAATTGCTGAACACGGTTCCCATGGTTTGGGTGCGCTGAACCTGACGCAACGCAGAAATGTTGGCGGGAACACCTGCAAGCTGGTGCTTTTGGTTCTTGTTATGAGCATCGGAGACCATGCGGCGAATCACACGGCGACTCAAAGCTAATAGAGTCCAGCGAATGATCGCTGCGGTGATGATGGTTATCGCAATGTTGATGGGGATTGAAGCGGAGTTATAGATCGCTTCTAGTGTTTCTGCGAGGTTCATGCAGATTCCTTTGTGTCACGAGCTTGCGCAGCAAGCGTGCGTTCTGTTCCAGCCAAGTTTTCAACAATCAAACGGCGCAATGGAGCCGGTGGGTTGTTGTTGTTCAAGTAGTTACGTGTTGCCTCAGCCAGCGCTTCGTTAGCCAGCGGAGCAGGGTAGTAACTTTCCACCAGCTCTTCGGCAATTGCATAGCTGCGGCTTGCCCAGACCTTTTCGATTGAGTCAAAGTATTGCTTGACGAATGGTTCTAAGACTTCCAGATTGTGTGCTTTGTTGAAACCTAAACCGGTAGCGCGCACAATCAAGTTGGGCTTGTCATCTGCAACCCAGACCGAGTCCCACGCTGCTTGTTTTTGTTCCAAGCTCGGCAGGGCAGCCTTGGCGTGAGCGGCAGACTGGGCTCCGGTCGCGGTGTTGTCCTCAGCGAGGTAGGCATCAATATCTGCTTCGGTTGCCTGACCGCCAGCAGCAAGTGAAATAAGCAGCTCCCAGCCAAGATCAGTATCGATATCAAGCTCACCGAGAGAAATCTTTCCCTCACGCAATGCCTTGACGTTATTGAGGTGTTCTTTCGTGGTCGCGATCGCGGCAAAGTTACGTAAGAACTGGAACTGGTTGTCGCTACCTGGTTCTGCCTGGTTGGCGAGCTCCCAGAGAGCATCGGCGACACGGACTGTTTGTGCCTCACGTGTTTCAGGATCGACATAGCTGGAGGTAACAAGCAGGAGCTGCCCCAGAACGGTGCGCACAACTGTGGACTCTGTTTCGGTTGCAATATTGCCTAAGACGAGATCAATGAAGTCGCGACCAGCAGTTTCTGCATCGCGCGTGGAATCCCACACAGATCCCCAAACCAGTGAGCGAGCCAGAGGATCCTCAATGTCTTTCAAGTTGGCAATTGCCACCCGCAGAGAAGCATCATCAAGACGAATCTTGGCGTAGGCAAGATCATCATCGTTGATGAGGATCAGATCCGGCCGCTGAAGGCCAACGAGTTCGGCTACTCCTGTGCTCACTCCATCAACATCGAGCTCAACGCGGTGATCGCGAACGAGCTTGCCAGCCTTGAGGTTGTAGAAACCAATCGCCATGCGGTGTGGGCGGATGGTGGGCCAGTCAGTCGGAGCAGACTGTTCAATTGAGAAAGCAGTGATGGTGCCATCTGCATCGGTGGTTAGGGCGGGGCGCAGCGTGTTTACGCCTGCCGTTTCCAGCCACAGTTTGGACCACGTGGTGAGGTCACGACCAGAGGTGGCTTCCAACTCGGCCAAGAGATCTTTCAGCTCAGTATTTCCGTAGGCGTGCTTCTTGAAATACTGACCAACACCTGCGAGGAACTGTTCCTGACCGACCCAGGCACCAAGTTGCTTAAGCACGGAGCCACCCTTTGCGTAGGTGATGCCATCAAAGTTCACGCGCACGGCATCAAGGTCGGGGATATCCGCCACGATGGGGTGTGTGGAGGGGAGTTGGTCCTGGCGATAGGCCCAGCTTTTTTCCATGACAGCAAAGGTTGTCCAGGCTTCATGCCATTCGGTTGCCTCTGCAGTGGCCAAGGTGGAGGCATACTCTGCGAAGCTTTCGTTGAGCCACAGGTCATTCCACCAGCGCATAGTGACAAGGTCACCAAACCACATGTGGGCAAGCTCGTGCAGGATGGTCACTACGCGACGCTCACGGATGGCGTCAGTTACTTTGGAGCGGAAAACGTAAGCCTCGGTGAAAGTGACACATCCCGCATTTTCCATGGCACCGGCGTTGAATTCGGGCACGAAAAGCTGGTCGTATTTGTCGAAAGGGTAGGGGTAGTCGAACTTGCTTTCGAAGTAGGCAAAACCTTGGCGGGTTTTTTCAAACACGTAGTCAGCATCCATGTATTCCGATAGCGACTTGCGGCAGAACACACCCAAAGGAATCACGCGACCATCAGTACTCGTGAGCTCGCTGCGCACCACGTCATAGGGTCCGGCAACGAGCGCAGTGATGTAGCTGGAGATGCGGGGAGTAGGGTCAAAAATCCAGGTAGCTGAGCCATTGCTGTGCTGTACCGGGGCTGGAGTGGGTTGGTTGCTGGTGACCACCCAGTAGTCAGGAGCTGTCACGGTGAACTGGAAAGTTGCTTTGAGGTCTGGCTGTTCAAAAACAGCAAACATGCGCCTCGAGTCAGGAACCTCAAATTGTGTGTAGAGATATACCTCGTTATCGACAGGGTCAACAAATCGGTGCAAACCTTCACCAGTGTTGGTGTATTTCGCATCAGCAACAACCGTCAACGTGTTGTGTGCTTGCAAGTTTTCTAGCTGGATGCGAACACCGTTACTGACTTGTGCCGGATCAAGATCAACACCGTTGAGCGTGACCGAGTGAACCTTCTCAGTAATGGCGTCGATAAAGCTGGAATAACCTTCCGTCGCAGAAAACTCGACAGTTGTGGTGGTGCCAAAAACCTGCTCACCGCGCAACAGATCAAGATCTACCTTGTAGCTGTGCACGGCAATGTGCTGTGCTCGTTCAATGGCTTCGTGGCGAGTGAGATTTTCTCCGGACACTACTTTTCCTTCCAGCGGTTTGGTTAAGAGCCTAACCCGGACCGCGTCCCCCTAAAATCGAGGAATGCGCATACATATCGCCACAGACCACGCTGGCCTGGAATTTAGCCAGTTCTTGCAAAATCACCTCACTGAGGCAGGCCACGAGGTTATCGATCACGGCCCCACCGAATATGACGCATTAGATGACTATCCCGCTTTCTGCATTAACGCAGCTGCGGCTGTTGCTGCGGATCAGGCCGCGGGTGTTGAGGCACTCGGTGTTGTCTTTGGTGGTTCTGGAAATGGTGAACAGATTGCCGCAAACAAGGTCAAAGGTATTCGCGCCGCCCTGGTGTGGAGTTTGGCTACCTCAAAGCTCGCTCGTGAACACAACAATGCGAATGTGATCTCCATTGGTGCACGTCAGCACAGCTTGGAAGAAGCAGTGAGCTTTATTGACACCTTTATTGCGGAACCTTTCCCCGGTGATGAACGTCACGTTCGTCGTATTGCCCAACTGGCTGAATACGAACAGACCGGCGACATTCTGGGCAAAGGCGTAGACAAGTACTAGCGACGAATTAGTGCGCCATGCCTGAGGGACATTCTGTTCACCGTATTGCCCGGCAGTTTGAGCGAAACTTTGTCGGGCAGCGCGTTGCTGTTACCTCCCCTCAGGGACGATTTGCTGACGGTGCGGCATTACTGAACAACCTCGAGTTGGAAGAAGCCTGGGCGGTCGGCAAACAGCTCTTCATGCGTTTTTCAGATGATCACTGGTTGCGTGTTCACCTGGGGATTTATGGCGCATGGGATTTTTCTGGCACCATCCACGCTGATGCCACGATCGCCTCTGCAAATGGCCGGATGGGGCAAACCAATCAGCGCGGCACTGTTTTTGATACTGCAGGAGAAAACTCTCTCAGTTCTATCGGTGCACCCCGCAAAACGCGCATGCGCATGGCCGAGGAACAGCACGAACGCGAACTCGAGCAGACAACCCAGTTTCCACCCGAGCCCATCGGAGCTGTCCGCGTTCGACTGCTGACCGAGACGGTCTGTGCAGATCTTCGCGGACCAACCGCGTGTGAAGTATTGACCTCGGAACAAGTTGATTCCGTTCTAGATCGGTTAGGCCCTGATCCGCAGCGTGACTCCAGCGATGAGGCAGGCCAGAAGTTTGTCGACGCTGTTGTGAAAAAGAACACACCTATAGGGTTGCTCCTCATGGATCAATCTGTGGTTGCCGGAATTGGCAATGTGTACCGGGCAGAAATGCTATTTCGGGCACACATAGACCCCTATCGCCCCGGTAAGAACGTCACCTCTGATGAAGTCTGGGGATTGTGGCGAGACTGGGTGTACCTTCTCGAAATTGGTGTTCAGACCGGACAAATGATGACCATCGACGGTCTTGAAGGTGAAGCGTGGCGTAAAGCAATGGCTAACCGAGCCGATCGGCACTGGGTTTACAAACGTGAAGGTTTGCCCTGTCTGAAATGCGGAACGCATATTCGCCTCGATGAGATGGCTAATCGCAAGCTCTATTGGTGTCCTTCGTGCCAAACTTGAGCCATGCAGCTCACTCTCACTAACGCACGTATCCCCGGTGAACGCGGCCTGATGGGCAGCCTCATCAATGTGGTCATCACTGATGGGGTGATTAGCGACATTGAATTTGTGGGCGCCACCGGTGCGATAGATCTGACACAGGTTCTCGACGGCGAGAGTATCGATGTTGGTGGGCGCTACGTCATCCCGGGAATGTGGGACACACACACCCACTTCACCTCGTGGTCTTTGATGTTGCAGCGACTGAATTTAGAAGGTGTTGAATCTGCCCGTGAGGTAGGCGAACAAGTGAAGAAACGTCACCAAACCCACCCTGGAACCATGGTGGGTTTCGGCTGGCGTGGCAGCCTGTGGGAAGAAGCGCCACACTTCAGCATCCTGGATGAAGCTTGTGCTGATGAAGAGGTGTATCTCTTCAGTGGCGATGGTCACAGTGTGTGGCTCAACTCGAAAGCTCTCGAGGTTCGTGGCCATGCGGGGCACCCCACAGGGCTTCTCGTTGAAGACGATTGTTTTGCTATCTGGGGTTCACTCTCTGATCAAACTCCTGAACAGCTCGATAAGGCAGTCCTTGATGCCTCACGTGCAGCTGCTGCACGAGGAGTTGTCGGCATTGTTGATTTCGAAATGGGATGGATTCTGCCGGACTGGCGCCGTCGTATCAGCAACGGAAATGATCTCCTGCAGGTTGAATTCAGTGTGTACACCGAGTACTTGGACCGTGCCATTGAGACTGGTTTGCGCACTGGCGATGTCATCGCCTCCACAGATGGCCTGCTTCGTATGGGAAATTACAAAGTCATCTCTGATGGTTCACTCAACACCCGCACAGCCTTCTGTCATGACCCCTATCCAGGTCTAACGGGAAAGAATGCCCGCGGCATTCTCAATGTTCCTTATGACGAACTGGTTTCCTTGATGACCAAGGCAAGTTCTGCCGGCATCAACCCATCCATTCACGCCATTGGTGATGACGCCAACACCTTTGCCCTCAATGCTTTCGAAGAAGTGGGCTGTGAAGGAACCATTGAACACGCCCAGCTGTTGGCATGGGAAGACATTGAGCGATTTGCTCAGCTAGGTGTGATCGCATCAGTCCAACCCGAACATGCCATGGATGACCGAGATGTTGCTGACGTGCTGTGGGAGGGGCGCACCGACCGCTGTTTCCCCTTTGCCTCCATGCTCAAAGCAGGTGTGAAGCTCTCCATGGGTTCTGATGCTCCCGTTGCGCCTTTAGATCCGTGGCTCGCTATTGCTTCTGCTGTAGAGCGCACACGCGATACCCGTGAGCCTTGGCATCCCGAGCAACGCATCGAGCCTCAGGCGGCACTTGATGCCTCGGCTCGCACGCGTATTGCTGTGGGGCAGCCTGCGGACTTGTGCTTGGTTGATATCGATCCGCTGTATGCGTCAGTTGACCAATTGCGCACAATGCCTGTCGCACTCACCCTCAATGGTGGGCGAATTACTCATAACACGCTCTAGATATGGAAGCACGAACAAGCGTCGCAAGGCGGCAGAAGGGCTATGGGTGGTTTCTCTACCCCGGCCTTGGCGTGCTCGTGGTGTTCTTTTTCGGCATGTTTTTGTGGAACGTCGGGATCAGCTTTCTCAAGTGGCCAGGATATGGGCCCGCAAAATGGGTGGGCTTAGATAACTTCCGCAACATTCTGGATAATCAAGACTTCTGGGAATCATGGATTCATGGTGCGTTTTATGTGATTCCGTATGCACTTATTCCCACAATTCTTGGGTTAGTACTTGCGGTGGCAACCTATGACGCTTTCGTCGGCAAATTCGGTTCCAAGCTTGTTTCCGTTGCCCGAACTGGTTTCTTTCTGCCACAGATTGTTCCTATTGCAGTATCGGGAATGATCTGGATGTGGATGCTAGATGGTTCTGGGGGAGCGCTTAATTCGTTCCTTGAGCAACTCGGCATGGGGACGGTGACAAAAGAATGGCTTCGTGAACCAGATACTGCCCTGTTGGCGGTTGCATTCTTCATGCTGTGGCTACAAACCGGGTTCGCTTACGTTGTGTTCCTAGCCGGGCTTTCTCGACTGGACCCCTCCGTGTTAGAAGCATCCCAACTTGATGGAGCTAACTGGTGGCAGCGGCTGCGCTGGGTCACTGGCCCTTCTCTGCGCCCAGAAAGTTTTGTCATTCTGTTGTTTTTGATTGTGGGCGCATTGAAGGTCTTTGCCCCTGTCTTTTATCTCACGGGTGGCGGTCCCAACGGGGCGACGATGTCTCCCGCAACGTTCGCCATTGATAGTTTCTTTGGCGGCGCCTCGGTGGGTATTGGTTCTGCTTTGGTCACCACTCTGGCGCTCATTATTGGTGGACTCCTCGGCGTCACATTCTTGATTGTTCGACTGCGTGCTCCGGCGGTGAACCGCGATGCGTAGAGCACTTTCTCGCCTGCCCAGATCTTTGGTTATTGCATTGGTCATTGCTGTGGCAGTGCTCTGGCTCTTGCCGGTGATTATGGTCGTGCTGGCTTCGGTGAAATCCAATCAAGACTTTGCCTCTAGTGGGTTCCTGGATCTGCCCAAAGAAATTGCCTGGAACAACTTCGAGATGTTCTTTGGTGGCATCAATATTGGTCAGAAGATTCTCAACTCGTTCACCATCAGTATTGGTGCGGTTCTGATCAGTTTGTTCTTAGCGTTCCCTGTTGCCTATGCCGTGAGCGTGGGCAAACACCGCTTACGTCCCGTCGTGATCACGTTGAGCGTGCTGATCTTCTTGCTCCCTGTTGAATCAGTGGCATTCCCCATCTACTTGCTCTCGAAGATGACCGGGCAATACGGCAGCATCGGATTCTTGATCATGCCGCTGGGCATTATCGGCAGCGCCTTTGCCATCTTCCTGCTGGCGAATGTGATGAATCACATTCCTGCCTCGCTGGCAGAAGCTGCCGAGATAGATGGAGCCAACAAGTGGCAGGTGATGTGGAAGGTTGTTCTTCCGCTGATGACGCCGACAGTGTTGACTGTTGCGTTGTTGTTGTTTGTCAACAACTGGAACGAGTATTTGCTCACCTTGTTGCTCCTGCCTGACACAGCAAGCCAAACGGTGCCCTTGGCCATTTCTATGGTCAACTATGGCCAATTTGGTGGTGCGCCTGGAGAGCTTGTTGCTGCTGCAAGTGTCTTAGCAGCATTACCGTCCCTGCTTGTTTTCCTGTTCTTTCAGCGCACACTCGTGCGAGGAATTACTGCAGGAACGCAGTAGTTAGAGAATAATTCAAGGGGGGATTATGAAAAAGAACGAAGATCTTGATGATGATCTGAACATTGAAGATGCCATGGATGATGACGGCGCTTCGTCTAGCCCTGGAATCATTGGCACCATCGTTGCGGGCATTGTGAACTTCTTCGGTTACTTCTTCCGCTAACGCGCATAAACCGTTGCCAGTTCGTCCCACCTGGTGGTGGCACGAAGAGAGAGCATTTCTCGCTTCATTTCCCACTCGCGTGCACTCTTGAAACCTGCCGCACCCAACCCGATGCTGAATGCACCGTGCTTTTCCATCACTTTGTCTAAGGTTTCCCCTAATCGCCTGCGTTCATGAACAGGGGTGAACAGATCTAAGTATTGGTGGGACTCCTTAGGGCTGACATCATGCAGCAGGATTCCCGCGCGGACGTATTTGCGGCCTTCTTCAATCCGGTTTAGCAGCACTGAACTGGAGGCTTTGAGAATTTCCACCGGATCGTTGGTGGGGATAGAAAAGACAGCGTTGACATAGGGGGAGTGGAATGGTTCATTGGCAAAGCGTGAGGTGCCAGCAAAACAGGTCAATGCCCCTGCCACAGAGCCTTGTTTGCGCAGACGTTTACTGACCCGCTGGGCATAGACAGCCAAGACTTCTTCCATCTGTTTGCGGGTGGTCACCGGGGTGGCGAAACTACGTGAATACATCACCTGGTTCTTGACTAGGCGTTCACCCTCGAGTTTGATGCAGTCAATTCCACGCAGTTCGTAAACAGAGCGTTGCACCACCACGCCAAACTTTTTCTTGATGCGAACCGGGTCCGCATCTCTCAGGTCTTTGATGGTGTGAATTCCTTGTGCCGCCAGCCGTTTACTCAAACGCCTGGCAATGCCCCACAGATTGTCTACGGGCAGCGCGGCCATGATGAAATCCAATTTTTCTGCAGAGAACATATCTAGATTGCAGACCCCGTTCATTCCCGCAGATTTCTTGGCGCCGGCATTAGCCAGCTTTGCTTGCGTCTTCGAGCGGCCAATGCCGACGCAGACGGGCAACCCTAACCGGGTCTGGATAGCTTCTTTGATGCGGTGACCTGTTGCAAGTAGCTCTTCTGGTGTTCCGGTGAGCTCCAAGAACGCCTCATCGATGCTGTACACCTCCACGGCGGCGGAGAACTCCTGCAAAATACTCATCACCCGGGCAGAAAGATCACCATAAAGCTCATAGTTGGATGAGCGCGCTACTAAGCCCACACTCGGCGCCCACGCAGAAATCTTGAACCAGGGAACACCCATCGCAACACCTAAAGCTTTCGCTTCACTACTGCGGGCAACAACACAACCGTCATTGTTTGAGAGCACTACAACGGGCTTACCCATCAGTTTCGGATCAAAGACGCGCTCGCAGGAGGCGAAGAAACTATTGACGTCCACGAGTGCGATGCGGCGCTGTGACGAATCAGACATGATGCAAACACCTGGTCACAACACCCCAGATAATCAGTTCACTCAAGGACGCCACGGAAATATCTGGATACTTGGGATTCTCTGCTTTGAGCAGCACATTCTCAGAACGAATGTGCAGGCGCTTGAGGGTCAGCTCACCATCGAGCACTGCCACCACGACGTCACCGTCGCGAGGTGTCAGGGCTCGATCTAC
Coding sequences:
- the pepN gene encoding aminopeptidase N, which gives rise to MSGENLTRHEAIERAQHIAVHSYKVDLDLLRGEQVFGTTTTVEFSATEGYSSFIDAITEKVHSVTLNGVDLDPAQVSNGVRIQLENLQAHNTLTVVADAKYTNTGEGLHRFVDPVDNEVYLYTQFEVPDSRRMFAVFEQPDLKATFQFTVTAPDYWVVTSNQPTPAPVQHSNGSATWIFDPTPRISSYITALVAGPYDVVRSELTSTDGRVIPLGVFCRKSLSEYMDADYVFEKTRQGFAYFESKFDYPYPFDKYDQLFVPEFNAGAMENAGCVTFTEAYVFRSKVTDAIRERRVVTILHELAHMWFGDLVTMRWWNDLWLNESFAEYASTLATAEATEWHEAWTTFAVMEKSWAYRQDQLPSTHPIVADIPDLDAVRVNFDGITYAKGGSVLKQLGAWVGQEQFLAGVGQYFKKHAYGNTELKDLLAELEATSGRDLTTWSKLWLETAGVNTLRPALTTDADGTITAFSIEQSAPTDWPTIRPHRMAIGFYNLKAGKLVRDHRVELDVDGVSTGVAELVGLQRPDLILINDDDLAYAKIRLDDASLRVAIANLKDIEDPLARSLVWGSVWDSTRDAETAGRDFIDLVLGNIATETESTVVRTVLGQLLLVTSSYVDPETREAQTVRVADALWELANQAEPGSDNQFQFLRNFAAIATTKEHLNNVKALREGKISLGELDIDTDLGWELLISLAAGGQATEADIDAYLAEDNTATGAQSAAHAKAALPSLEQKQAAWDSVWVADDKPNLIVRATGLGFNKAHNLEVLEPFVKQYFDSIEKVWASRSYAIAEELVESYYPAPLANEALAEATRNYLNNNNPPAPLRRLIVENLAGTERTLAAQARDTKESA
- a CDS encoding ribose-5-phosphate isomerase, giving the protein MRIHIATDHAGLEFSQFLQNHLTEAGHEVIDHGPTEYDALDDYPAFCINAAAAVAADQAAGVEALGVVFGGSGNGEQIAANKVKGIRAALVWSLATSKLAREHNNANVISIGARQHSLEEAVSFIDTFIAEPFPGDERHVRRIAQLAEYEQTGDILGKGVDKY
- a CDS encoding DNA-formamidopyrimidine glycosylase family protein — its product is MPEGHSVHRIARQFERNFVGQRVAVTSPQGRFADGAALLNNLELEEAWAVGKQLFMRFSDDHWLRVHLGIYGAWDFSGTIHADATIASANGRMGQTNQRGTVFDTAGENSLSSIGAPRKTRMRMAEEQHERELEQTTQFPPEPIGAVRVRLLTETVCADLRGPTACEVLTSEQVDSVLDRLGPDPQRDSSDEAGQKFVDAVVKKNTPIGLLLMDQSVVAGIGNVYRAEMLFRAHIDPYRPGKNVTSDEVWGLWRDWVYLLEIGVQTGQMMTIDGLEGEAWRKAMANRADRHWVYKREGLPCLKCGTHIRLDEMANRKLYWCPSCQT
- a CDS encoding amidohydrolase; the protein is MQLTLTNARIPGERGLMGSLINVVITDGVISDIEFVGATGAIDLTQVLDGESIDVGGRYVIPGMWDTHTHFTSWSLMLQRLNLEGVESAREVGEQVKKRHQTHPGTMVGFGWRGSLWEEAPHFSILDEACADEEVYLFSGDGHSVWLNSKALEVRGHAGHPTGLLVEDDCFAIWGSLSDQTPEQLDKAVLDASRAAAARGVVGIVDFEMGWILPDWRRRISNGNDLLQVEFSVYTEYLDRAIETGLRTGDVIASTDGLLRMGNYKVISDGSLNTRTAFCHDPYPGLTGKNARGILNVPYDELVSLMTKASSAGINPSIHAIGDDANTFALNAFEEVGCEGTIEHAQLLAWEDIERFAQLGVIASVQPEHAMDDRDVADVLWEGRTDRCFPFASMLKAGVKLSMGSDAPVAPLDPWLAIASAVERTRDTREPWHPEQRIEPQAALDASARTRIAVGQPADLCLVDIDPLYASVDQLRTMPVALTLNGGRITHNTL
- a CDS encoding sugar ABC transporter permease, which encodes MFLWNVGISFLKWPGYGPAKWVGLDNFRNILDNQDFWESWIHGAFYVIPYALIPTILGLVLAVATYDAFVGKFGSKLVSVARTGFFLPQIVPIAVSGMIWMWMLDGSGGALNSFLEQLGMGTVTKEWLREPDTALLAVAFFMLWLQTGFAYVVFLAGLSRLDPSVLEASQLDGANWWQRLRWVTGPSLRPESFVILLFLIVGALKVFAPVFYLTGGGPNGATMSPATFAIDSFFGGASVGIGSALVTTLALIIGGLLGVTFLIVRLRAPAVNRDA